In Manduca sexta isolate Smith_Timp_Sample1 chromosome 23, JHU_Msex_v1.0, whole genome shotgun sequence, one DNA window encodes the following:
- the LOC115443280 gene encoding uncharacterized protein LOC115443280 isoform X2, with protein sequence MCDPPVPAPRMRLALHPHNIHTTIKVYARRLRPDIEYKTLSVTWGTTAREVVATLLGKFRMRHRDPRLFYLSMEVRVRAAGLRTTLVLDDDARPAALQACHPKGYSKFSLQMRPGGLVKIYDSALMSSSQYKCLLTSERTTADELLAILLHCYDSTEGVERFSLYEVSPSQEYERKLHPDDLPLLVQRAWPTDSDCHFRVRRNPRAPPLPPLPPRALASTPAAASAEEPDEEPSRALSALSLESDEGKRKYSPVYKFPSISYCRDTKNDYLYI encoded by the exons ATGTGCGACCCGCCTGTGCCCGCGCCGCGCATGCGCCTCGCCCTTCACCCGCATAATATACAT ACAACAATAAAAGTGTACGCGCGTCGTCTCAGGCCGGACATCGAGTACAAGACCCTCTCAGTGACGTGGGGCACCACGGCGCGCGAGGTGGTGGCCACCCTGCTGGGCAAGTTCCGCATGAGGCACCGCGACCCGCGCCTCTTCTACCTCAGCATGGAGGTGCGCGTGCGCGCCGCTGGCCTGCGGACCACGCTTGTGTTAGACGATGACGCGAGACCGGCAGCGCTGCAGGCTTGCCATCCTAAGGGATACTCTAA GTTCTCACTCCAGATGCGTCCAGGCGGCCTGGTGAAGATCTACGACTCGGCGCTGATGTCTTCCTCGCAGTACAAGTGCTTGTTGACCAGCGAGCGCACCACGGCTGACGAGCTTCTGGCCATCCTACTCCACTGCTACGACTCCACGGAGGGCGTTGAGCGGTTCTCCTTATATGAG GTGTCCCCTTCCCAAGAATACGAGCGGAAGCTCCATCCAGATGACCTCCCGCTGTTGGTACAGCGAGCGTGGCCGACGGACAGCGACTGTCACTTCCGCGTGCGGCGGAACCCGCGCGCACCCCCGCTCCCGCCCCTGCCGCCCCGCGCACTCGCCTCCACAcccgccgccgcctccgccgaGGAGCCCGACGAAGAGCCCTCCAGAGCCCTTTCGGCCCTCTCCCTAGAATCGGACGAAGGGAAACGAAAATACAGCCCGGTGTACAAGTTTCCGAGCATTAGTTACTGTAGGGACACAAAAAACGATTACCTTTATATCTGa